In a genomic window of Aggregatimonas sangjinii:
- a CDS encoding glyceraldehyde-3-phosphate dehydrogenase, translated as MSSISSYEKELAFQADRRKATTEFIKLTSDLWYDKTIEVVLFKNQVIDKNVSDIINLHEYAGKFVQKPISIFDSVEILRAINDISLPPSKLDIGKLTYEYHSDDQGFADVKAFVIDKLKGAHKTKEINPQDVVLYGFGRIGRLLARELMAKTGKGNQLRLRAIVTRGEINAGVLEKRANLLRTDSVHGKFMGTVNADIKKKALIVNGTTVHMLSADSPESLDYSKYGIEKALVIDNTGAYRGKASLGQHLKAKGVSKVLLTAPGKGIPNIVHGVNHVEYDPDNLKIYSAASCTTNAISPILKVIDDSLGIVKGHLETIHAYTNDQNLMDNMHGKYRRGRAAALNMVITETGAGKAVTEALPGLEGKLTSNAIRVPVPNGSLAILNLEIKNKTSVDGINTIIKKYALEGDLVEQIKYSLSKEVVSSDIVGTSAPSIYDSMATIVSSNGKNVVLYIWYDNEYGYSHQVIRLAKYISKVRRFTYY; from the coding sequence ATGTCTAGTATTAGTTCTTACGAAAAAGAATTGGCTTTTCAGGCCGACCGAAGAAAAGCAACTACCGAATTTATCAAACTCACTAGCGATTTATGGTATGATAAAACCATCGAGGTAGTTTTGTTCAAAAATCAGGTCATCGATAAGAATGTGAGCGATATCATCAATTTGCACGAATATGCCGGAAAATTTGTACAAAAACCCATTTCAATATTCGATTCTGTAGAAATATTAAGGGCCATAAACGATATATCCCTACCCCCCTCGAAATTGGATATCGGCAAACTCACCTACGAATACCATTCAGACGACCAAGGCTTTGCCGATGTGAAAGCCTTTGTAATCGACAAACTCAAAGGAGCACACAAGACCAAGGAAATAAACCCGCAAGATGTGGTGCTTTATGGTTTCGGACGTATTGGCCGCTTGCTGGCCCGAGAACTTATGGCCAAAACCGGAAAAGGCAACCAGCTGCGATTACGTGCCATCGTGACCCGAGGAGAAATCAACGCAGGGGTCCTGGAAAAAAGGGCCAACCTACTTCGTACCGATTCGGTACACGGAAAATTTATGGGTACCGTAAATGCCGATATAAAGAAAAAAGCGCTGATCGTAAACGGTACTACCGTTCATATGCTAAGTGCCGACAGTCCGGAAAGCCTCGATTATTCGAAATATGGTATAGAAAAAGCCCTGGTAATCGATAATACTGGAGCATATAGGGGTAAGGCAAGTCTTGGACAACACCTCAAGGCTAAAGGTGTTTCCAAAGTTTTGCTTACCGCACCGGGCAAAGGAATCCCGAATATCGTTCATGGCGTGAATCACGTTGAGTATGACCCGGACAACCTAAAGATATATTCCGCAGCATCCTGCACCACCAACGCCATTTCGCCGATTCTAAAAGTAATCGATGATTCGCTGGGCATTGTAAAGGGACATCTGGAAACCATACATGCTTACACCAATGATCAAAATTTGATGGACAATATGCATGGCAAATATCGTCGTGGTCGAGCCGCAGCCCTGAATATGGTAATTACCGAAACCGGTGCGGGAAAAGCGGTAACAGAGGCCTTGCCCGGATTGGAGGGTAAACTAACTTCGAACGCTATACGGGTACCCGTCCCAAACGGTTCCCTAGCCATTTTAAATCTGGAAATCAAAAACAAGACGAGTGTCGATGGCATCAACACCATCATCAAAAAATATGCTCTGGAGGGCGATTTGGTGGAACAAATCAAATATTCCTTGAGCAAGGAAGTGGTTTCGTCGGACATTGTCGGTACCTCGGCCCCTTCGATTTATGATAGTATGGCGACCATAGTATCCAGTAATGGAAAAAATGTAGTGCTATATATATGGTATGATAACGAGTATGGGTATTCACATCAGGTTATCCGATTGGCGAAATACATCTCTAAAGTTCGAAGGTTTACGTACTACTAA
- a CDS encoding tRNA (guanine-N1)-methyltransferase, which produces MAAHLNYAQDDSNEELLSLDRGPITSQFDYVYKKSGNYRSDGKRYEVVRVISLDKLRQNVLDTLEVYSKKEGELKATIAGHETTISSLNKKLEETTGNLVSVTEEKDSMSFLGIQVSKASYNTMLWTAIAALLGTLLFFVYKFRKSNSLTQEAKSNLSELEVEYEDHRRRALEREQRISRQLQDEINKYKKTK; this is translated from the coding sequence ATGGCCGCTCACCTGAACTATGCGCAGGATGATTCGAACGAGGAACTTTTATCGTTAGACAGGGGGCCGATTACAAGTCAATTCGACTATGTGTATAAAAAATCAGGAAACTATCGCTCCGATGGCAAAAGATATGAAGTGGTTCGTGTGATTTCCCTAGATAAACTGAGACAGAATGTCTTGGACACCCTTGAGGTATACAGCAAAAAAGAGGGCGAATTAAAAGCCACGATTGCAGGGCATGAGACCACCATCAGTTCGCTGAACAAAAAATTGGAAGAGACCACTGGAAACTTGGTTTCGGTTACCGAAGAGAAAGACAGTATGTCTTTTTTAGGTATTCAAGTGTCCAAGGCCTCCTATAACACCATGTTATGGACCGCCATCGCCGCTCTTTTGGGTACACTGTTGTTTTTTGTGTACAAATTCAGAAAAAGTAACTCATTGACCCAAGAGGCGAAATCCAATTTATCCGAATTGGAGGTCGAATATGAAGACCATAGGAGACGAGCTCTGGAAAGAGAGCAACGCATCAGCCGGCAGCTACAGGATGAAATCAACAAATACAAAAAAACAAAATAA
- a CDS encoding GNAT family N-acetyltransferase → MIQIITATEKDIPLVAPLFDAYRIFYNQESDLAGAERFLKKRFANRESVIFLAMNEDEPIAFTQLYTTFSSVSMRPVLILNDLFVSPSHRKKGVGEALLKHAKEYCLQMKYKGLALETAIDNPAQQLYERLGWQKDTHCFHYFWSA, encoded by the coding sequence ATGATTCAAATCATTACCGCGACTGAAAAAGATATTCCGCTTGTAGCGCCGCTATTCGATGCGTACAGAATCTTTTATAACCAAGAATCGGACTTGGCAGGTGCCGAGCGTTTTCTAAAAAAACGATTCGCCAATAGGGAGTCCGTGATTTTTTTGGCTATGAACGAGGACGAACCAATAGCGTTCACGCAGCTATACACCACATTTTCTTCGGTTTCGATGCGCCCCGTACTGATACTGAACGATTTGTTCGTATCGCCCTCGCACCGCAAAAAAGGTGTTGGCGAAGCACTCTTGAAGCATGCCAAGGAATACTGTTTACAAATGAAGTATAAGGGACTCGCGCTGGAGACTGCCATTGATAATCCCGCGCAGCAACTGTATGAGCGTCTTGGATGGCAAAAAGATACGCATTGTTTTCACTATTTTTGGTCAGCTTAA